TGCCTAACAACCCCGATCCCCCCCGGCCCCTTACATTTCTTCTCCTACAAATTCTGCACTCAGTTCCTGCAAAACCAACACACCAATTACCTCACTTCAGCACACCACATACACGCACTCTTTCAAGCACGGTAAAAACTATGGCCACTAGAGTTTACACCCTCTCCCAGGTTACTCAGCACAAATCAAAGAAAGATTGCTGGTTGGTCATCAATGGCAGAGTaaatccttctctctctctctctctctctctctctctctctctcatgttctGGGTCGAGTGAATCACTCGGAGTGATGTGAATTTTACTGTTTTTCGTGATCAGGTTTTGAACGTGACGAAGTTCTTGGAGGAGCATCCAGGGGGAGAAGAGGTGCTGATAGAGGCGGCAGGGAAGGATGCCAGCAAGGACTTTGAGGTTATTGGACACAGCAAGGCAGCTCAAAAGTTGCTCCTAAAATACCAAGTGGGTGTTCTGGAAGGATACACAGTCCAGGACGGAGACTCCAAGGAAGTTGGGTACAAGGAAGCCAAAAGCAATGAGATGAGTGCTTTCCTGATCAAGGACGACAGCACACCAAACTATGCAGCTGTTCTTGAGTTCTTCGTACCCTTCTTGGTTGCTGGTTCCTATTTCTGTTACAGATGCCTCACCCGAACAGCCCAGATAACAATTTAAGATCATCTTGTCTAATTTGTTAAACCACTCTATGTCCATTGTGATCATCTGTATGTTGTATTGTTGTGGGGTTTGTTATCAGTGATTTATATTGGCAGAATTTCTTGGATCAACCTCAATATTTTCCTTTCCTGTTTGGGTTTTAATACCATGGATATTCATGGCGAGTAAAGGCAAAATATTGTACTGAGTTATGTGATttatttaagatgagtttaaatgtgtttggatgttaaaatgagtttagaaatatttatgaaaaattgaaaaagataatATATCTCACTTATAAAtaggtgttgagttgaaaaatattgtaggtCTTATGtataaagaggtgttgagttgaaagaGGTAGTGGATCCTACGTGTAAAGAGGttatgagttgaaatgaatttagtaatttaagagtTGGATATTTACATATTAGACTCAATTAAAATTTGACTGAACTGAGTTGGTTTTAGTTGAATCTAACAACCAAACAAGGTTTAAACTACGTTTggaacacaaaaataaacattccTTTCGGCATCAAACTTTTAGCAAGGTTTGATTGCACTAGATTTTGTTaggtgtatatattttttgtaggaGCCTGATTTTGGGATTTTATGTAACTCCCCCGTTCCTCTTTGTATGAGGTATTCCCcgatatcaataaaattgtaataccttcatttttaaagtttattttcactttttttttatgtgattgtTTGAAGTAATGGAAACATAATAGCATTAGTT
This is a stretch of genomic DNA from Carya illinoinensis cultivar Pawnee chromosome 15, C.illinoinensisPawnee_v1, whole genome shotgun sequence. It encodes these proteins:
- the LOC122296149 gene encoding cytochrome B5, whose protein sequence is MVLTDFNGAGVGIGFGIGCGFGVGWGFGGMPLNILGLGAGGGCGIGVGLGWGFGTAFGSQYRSSRVMFQGMEFSKKDQSDDAFKDLSQITQEVTQHKSKKDCWLVINGRVLNVTKFLEEHPGGEEVLIEAAGKDASKDFEVIGHSKAAQKLLLKYQVGVLEGYTVQDGDSKEVGYKEAKSNEMSAFLIKDDSTPNYAAVLEFFVPFLVAGSYFCYRCLTRTAQITI